From the Burkholderia sp. WP9 genome, the window TCTCGACGATACGGCCCTTGTCCATCACACAGCAGCGATTCGCGATACGCTCGACCATGCCCATATCCTGTTCGACCAGCACCACGCCGATACCCGTGTCGTGCGCGATATGCTGCAGCGTGTCGCCGATCAGATCGACGATGGAAGGTTGAATGCCTTCGGACGGCTCGTCGAGCAACAGCACCTTCGGCGCGCTGATCAGGGCGCGGGCAATCGCCAGCTGCTGCTGTTCGCCCCCGCTCATGGTTCCCGCCTTCTGCGTATAGCGTTTCTTCAAAATCGGAAAATAGCCGACGACTTTCTCTTTCATGCCCGCGGCGCGCGCCCGATTCGCCTGCGCGCCGACCTGCAGATTCTCGGCAACGGTCAGCGCGCCGAATATCTCGCGCCCTTGCGGCACATAGCCCATACCGCTCTGCGCCCGGGCATACGGCTTGTCGTGGCCGATCGCATTGCCTTCGAGTCTGATTTCGCCGGCATCGAGCCTGACAAGACCAATCAGCGCGCGCATCAACGTCGTCTTGCCGACCCCGTTGCGCCCGATGAGGGCCAGCACCTCGCCTCGCCCGACGCCGAACGACACGCCGTTGAGCACACGTCCGCCGCCATATCCCGCTTCGACGTTCGACACCTCCAGCAACGCGCTCATTTCTTCTTCCCCAGATAGACTTCCGCGACGTCGTCGCGCGCGAGGATCTCGTCGAGTGGCCCGTCGGCGAGCAGACTGCCGCCGTGCAGCACCGTGACGCGCGAGGCGATCTGCTTGACAAACGTCATGTCGTGCTCGACCACCATCATCGTGAGGCCGCCTGCCGACAGCCGCTTGATGAGTTCGCCGGTTGCATGCGTCTCTTCCACCGACATGCCCGCCACCGGCTCATCGAGAAACAGCAGCTTCGGCCGCAACGACACGGCCATCGCGATTTCGAGCCATTGCTTCTTGCCGTGCGACAGGTTGCGCGCGAGCATGTGCTCTTCGTTCTCCAGCATGAAGCGCCGCAGCAGTTCGTCGAGACTCTCGGGCCGGTCGTCCTTCGCGCGATGCAGCGACAGTTGCAAATGCTGACGCACGCTCAGATCGGGAAACACGCCGGGAATCTGGAACTTGATACTCATGCCCATCCGGATGCGCTCGTGTGGAAGCACATGGCTCATGTCCTTACCGAGAAACATCACGCTGCCTTCGGAAGGACGATGCTCGCCCGTGATGAGCTTGAAGAACGTGCTCTTGCCCGCGCCGTTCGGCCCGATCACGCAGCGAATCTCGTTCGCCTCGATACGGAAGTCGATGCCATTGATCACATGCGCGCCGCCAAAATGCTTCTTGAGCCCGCGCGTTTCGAGCAGCGTGGTCATGATTTGCCCTCCTCTCGCTTCAGACATGCGCCGGCGTGGCGCGAAGCGCCGCCCGTGCGGCTCGACAGACGCCCCAGATGCCGCGCGACAAACGGCAGCAGACCTTCTGGCGCGGCCAGCACGACGATCAGCAGAATCGCACCGAGCAGGATCAGCGCGTACTGGCTGCCATATACCGCGAGATTCTGCGAGAGCCACACGAGCAAGGCGGTGCCGATGATCGTTCCTCCAATGCTCTTTCTTCCCGACGTTGCGACCCAGATCACCGGCATCGCGGCAGCGGTGAGGCCCATTGTCGACGGCGTGATGTAGGAACCCCAGATCGTGTACAACGCACCCGACAATCCGCCCAGCGCGCAACCGAGCACGAACACCATCAGTTGATGACGGCGGATATCGACGCCGAGCATCTCCGCGCGCTGCGGATTCTCCCGGATAGCGATGAGGGTCAAACCGAAGGTGCCGTCGAGCAGCCTGCGCATGATCGCGTAGACCGCGATCAGCAGAAGCAGCACGAGGTAGTAGAAGCTCACGTTCTCCAGCGTGAGCGGGCCGCCCGGCCACGGAATGGTCAATTGCGGCATGCCGCCCATGCCGTTGTAGCCGTTCAGCCGCGCCTCGCCGATCGCCCATTGCGGCCCTGCTGTCTGCGACATGAAGGTTTCGAGCACGAGCGTCACCGACAACGTGACGATGCCGATGAACACGCCCTTGATGCGCCCATAGAAAATCATGTAGCCGATCAACGCAGCGACGACGATGCTCACCACGATGCCCGCGCCGAGCCCGAGCCACGACTCGAACCACGTGTCGCCATAGTTGAGCGTGAAGATACCGTAGGTGTAGCCCGACAACCCAAAGAACGCGGTCTGCCCGAACGACAGGATGCCGCCGTAGCCCCACATCGCGGCGAGCCCGAGCGCGCTGAACGCCCACAGCAGACAGTAGGCGAGATTGCCGCTGGTGTTCGCATCGACCACGAGCGGCAGACATAGCGCCACGAGCCACGGCACCGTATGCAACGCGCGCGTTGCGGCGCTGGTCGAAGGCCCTTTCATTTGCGTCACGTCTGCCTCCTAGCGCAAGCGGGTGAAGAGATTGCCGAGCCCTTGCGGCATCAGCCGGATCACGACGATAACGGTCACCAGCAGACCGATTTGTCCGAACAGCTGCCCGTAGGACGCCGTCAGCGCGGTCTGGATGATCGCGAGCACGCCGGCCGCCGGTGTGGTGCCCGCGATCACGTTGGCACCACCAACCACTACCGACACGAAGGCCTGCACGATGAAATTGCTGCCCATGGTCGGCACCGCCGTCATGGTCGGCGCGTAGAGCGCGCCGGTGAGGCCCGCAAGGCCCGCGCCCAGCGCGAAGGTCAGCGTATAGAGCCGGTCGGTGCGCAGACCGAGGCATTGCGCGATATTCGCGTTCTGGATCGTGGCGCGCGCGCAGACGCCGTAATTGGTTTTGAAGAACAGCAGGTAGAGGCCGAACAGGATGGCGAGCGCGATACCGGGCAGCACGGCACGATACGTCGAGAACGAATACTCGCCAAGCGAAAACGAGCCGAACGGCGTGCCGATCCCTTCGATCGACGGACCTGCGACCAGCAGCATGGTCTGCTGCACGATCAGGCTGATTGCCCATGTTGCCACGACGGAGTCGAACAGACGGTCATAGAGATGGCGAATCACCAGCCGTTCGATGATGACGCCCGCGAGCGCCGCCGTAAGCGCGCCGGACAGCATCGCGAGCGGCAGCGGCGCACCGTGCTTCGCCGAGATGATGGTCACGTACGCGCCGCACATGATGAACTCGCCATGCGCGAGATTGATGACCCCCATCATGCCGAAAATTACCGCGAGTCCGAGCGCCGCGAGCACCAGATAGGCGAAGTTGTCGCCGAACTGATAGATGAGCGAATAGAGAACCGACAAAGTGGCCATACGTGCTCCACGTTCAGGAGGCCGGTGCGCGCGAGCATGCTGCTTTTCCCGCGCGCCGGCTTCGGATCAGGACTTCTTGGGCAGGTTCGACGGCGTGTATTGACGATGATCCGGCCGGTTCGGCAGATCGCAGCCGACCTTGCCGAGCCAGTAGGGCTGCACGTCTTCCCAGACCTTCGGAATCTCGACCGAGTGGTCCTCTTTCACGTGCACCAGATAAATCGTGTGACTCGCGTGATGGCTCTTCGGATCGATGCAGACCTTGCCTTGCGCGCCGGTCGTGCAGATGTCGCCGCTTTCGAGCGCTTTGCGTACCGCGTCCTGATTCGTCGACTTCGCCTTTTCGACCGCGGCCTTGTAGAGGTAGAGGGCGTCGTAGGCGTTTGCTGCTTCCTGGTTGATGTACGGCTCATTCGGAAACTTCGCGTGGAAGCGCTTCTTGAAGTCGTTGCTGGCGGGCGAATCGACCTCTTCGACGTAGTTCGCCGTCACGTACATGTCCTTCAGCGCAGGCGGTTTGAAGCGCTTGTGCTCATAGGCCTGACCGACGTTCACCGAACTCGCCATCGGCAGATTCAGATGCGCCGACGCCTGCTGCTCGTAGTACGAAGACTGATTCGCGCCGACCAGCAGTGTGACCACGAAGTCGGGCTTCGCCTTCTGGATGTTCTGAATGGTCTGGCCGAACTGCGATACCGACAGAGGAATGAACTCCTCGCCGACCATCGTGCCGCCGTTTTCCTTGACGATGTTGCGTACCCACTCCGCCGAAATCTGCCCGAAGTTGTAGTCGGCCGCGATGGTGTATACCTTCTTGCCGTACTTCTGCATCATCCACGGAATGAGCGTCGAAAATTGTTGCTCGGGCACCGCGCCGGTAACGAAGGTGTTCGAATCGCAGACGCCGCCTTCGTACTGATTGTCGTACCAGTAGAGCTGATGCGCGCGGTCCATGATCGGGCGGATCGCCTCGCGCGATGCGCTGGAGAACGCGCCGAAAATTACATCCGGCTTGTCGGTCTGCACGAGCCGTCGGGCCAGTTCCTGAAACTTGGTGTTGTCCGACTGTGTGTCGTAAGCGATCAGCTTCACCGGGCGGCCGAGAATGCCGCCCTTCGCGTTGATCTCGTCGACGGCGAGTTCCGTGGCGTGAATCTTGGGAATCGTGGCCAGTGCGAAATTCCCCGAGGCGTCTTCGAGCAAGCCGATCTTTACGGGATCAGCGGCGCTCGAAGCGAGCGAAGTCAGTGCGAGTCCTGCGGTAAGGGCGAGACGCATCCAGCCCGACAGCTTCAGCAACATGCGGGTTCTCCAGAGATGGGCGCCAGACGTGAGCGCTGGAACAAGGAAAAAAACGGGCACAAAAAAAGCCCCCTGACGAACGGCGCGTTCGTCAGGGGGCTTCTGTGCCGGGTCCTCGGGCGGACATCTTTGTCGGGCCTCGAGGGAGTGACTTGAGTCTAAAACGCCATATTTTTATTTGTCAACTGCAGTCAAAAATTTTGAGGGGCCTTGCGAGAGGGGGCTGGGCGGGGGCAAGTCGATACCGGGTTCTCCGATTGGTGAAGCGTGGTGGAGTTAGCGGCGTTGTCCGACTGACCGACATTAAATGATGCTGTTACGGATGGCGCCGCCTGCTTTCTTCCTCAACTATTCGCTGACAGCGGTTGCAAACGTCTGCAGCCGGCGTCGACGAATGGGCACTTTCGACACTGAAGGGACGCCTGGATACGCGGCCGGGTGTCCGTTTGCGAGAGAACCTGGTCAAGACCGGGAATCATGGTTGCGGCTATCATCGCGATATGAACGGCAACCGTATAGCGGATCGCCTGCACGGTATTGGCGTAAATAGGGTCCCAGAGGGTTCGCAGACACGATCGGCGCGAAGTCTTCTGGCAAAAAGGTACGTTGCACGCAATTTCGGCGCCGCACAGCTGTGGACCAATTAATTGCTCCCACAACTTCGTCGATAAGGTGACGTGCAACCGTATCGACGTCGAAACCGTGAATTCCAGAATCGAGAAAAATGCAAAGCGACATCAAGCCTCGCCCCCGCACACTCAGTCAGATTCCCAAAGGTATCTGGTTGCTCGGCTTCGTCAGCATGTTCATGGACATCTCGTCGGAGATGATCCACAGCCTCCTTCCGATGTTCCTGGTGACGAGTCTAGGGGCAAGCGCCGTGATGGTTGGCCTCATTGAAGGCGTCGCCGAAGCGACCTCGCCCATCGTAAAAATCTTTTCCGGCGCGCTAAGCGACTACCTTGGCAACCGGAAATGGCTCGCTGTCATTGGTTACGGCATGGGCGCGCTGAGTAAGCCGCTATTTGCACTAGCACCGACAGCGGGAATTGTCCTGACAGCGCGAGTGGCAGACCGAATCGGCAAAGGCGTGCGAGGCGCGCCGCGCGATGCGCTCGTGGCCGATATCACTCCCCCGCACCTGCGCGGCGCTGCGTATGGCCTTCGCCAGTCGCTGGACACTGTCGGCGCGTTTTTGGGTCCGTTGCTCGCCGCCGGCTTGATGGTGCTTTGGGCAAACGACTTCCGCATGGTGTTCTGGGTGGCGGTCATTCCCGGCATCGTCGCAGTCGGATTGCTTGTGATTGGCGTTAGGGAACCTACGCATCGGTCAAGCGCGACGCGCGTCAATCCGTTGAAACTCGAAAACCTGAAGAAGCTGAGCGGGTCGTACTGGTGGGTGGTATTTGTCGGCGCGGTTTTCGCGATTGCTCGGTTCAGCGAAGCATTTCTCGTCCTGCGCGCGATGCAAGGGGGTATACCCGTGGCGCTAGTACCACTCGTCATGGTAGTTATGAACCTGGTGTATTCAGCGTCAGCTTACCCCTTTGGCAAGCTAGCCGACTCCATGAGCCACACCCGACTACTGGCCATTGGTCTCGTCGTACTGATTCTGTCGGATGTCGTGCTTGCGCACGGAAGTCACTGGCCAGTCGTGCTAACCGGCGTCGCTCTGTGGGGCTTGCATCTGGGCCTCACGCAAGGTTTGCTGGCGACCATGGTTGCGAAAGCTGCGCCGCCCGATCTGAAAGGGACAGCGTTTGGTTTCTTCAATCTCACTGGTGGATTGGCGACTCTTGTGGCAAGCCTCGTGGCCGGTGAGCTCTGGGACAGGTTGGGAGCAAGCGCAACATTTTATGCGGGAGCGGGATTCTGTATCGCGACGCTGATTGCGCTCTTTGTCATGACGCATTCTCCTTGGGATGAAACATGAACTGACACTGGACAAAAAATGTTCAGTCCGGTGCCGACAAGCGCCCCATCCGTACCAGGTACCCACTTTCAGAATGGCGCCAGGTGAACGCGCAGGCGTTGACCTGCGTCAAGTAGCTGAATTCCCGGTGAAATAGCCTGAATCAGCTATCCATCGCTGCGACGTTGCGCGATCGGCGATCTGACTACCGAATACCCGGAGGTGGATGATGATCAAGCTGGTTTCAGGGCGGGCAAGCATTCTGGGCGCACTACTGATATTTTCGTCTACCACTGCAGTGATAGCCAAAGAGCTGGCGACGATTGAAACACATAGCCAGCGATATGGTTCTCACATCGCCATTTCGGCTTACGACGATCCTCTCGTGAAAGGCGTGACATGCTATGTGTCAGAGTCGAATTCCGATGGCGCGCTGGGAAGTGGACGGATCAGTCATGGGGCTGATCTGACGGCATCCTGCCATCAGACAGGCAACATCCGGGTTGCCGAAGCTGTTCCCAGGCAAGCGCAGGTATTCACGACCGAAACAGACCCAAGTTTCGACTCGCTCCATATCATCCGCGTGCTGGACACCGAGCGGCACTCACTTGTCTACTTCACCTACTCTGAAAGCGAGGTTGCAGGGGATCTGCCGGGCCGCATCTACGTGATCAGGTTGCCGCCAGGCCCCCGGATGCCCACCAGATAGATAAGCTATCGCGCCTTCTATCCCCTGTCTCGCGGCCACGACTGCCGTAATGACGCCAGCGTCCCCTGGCTACAATTTCAATGGAATTGAGCGGTTACGAGGATCAACATGGAGATCAACTCGCGAGAGTTTCGTGTCCCGGAAGGTGGAAGAGTCAAGCTCGAAAAATGGCCGACAAAAGTGGATCCCGTGTACAAGTCACGAGATCACTATCAGCAATTGCTTGGTGAGCATGTCGGCCGCCTGAGTGCTTTACAGCAGTTGCTTTATGCGAGCAATCGGTATGCGATTTTGCTGATCTTCCAGGCGATGGACGCGGCCGGTAAGGACGGCGCCATCAAGCATGTCATGTCTGGCGTGAACCCGCAGGGATGCCAGGTATTCAGCTTCAAACATCCCAGCGCCACTGAGTTGCAGCATGACTTTCTGTGGCGCACCACCCGCGATCTGCCAGAGCGCGGTCGAATCGGCATCTTCAACCGGTCGTACTACGAGGAAGTGTTGATCGCACGCGTCCATCCCGAGATTCTTCATAACGAGGGCCTTCCAGATGCACTGCTTGATGAGAAGACCGTGTGGCATGACCGCTATCGTTCAATCCAGGATCTGGAGTTGCACCTCTGCGGAAATGGCACGCGAATCGTCAAGTTTTACCTTCACATCTCCAAGGAAGAGCAGCGCAAACGCTTTCTGCAGCGTATCGACGACCCTGAGAAAAACTGGAAATTCAGTGTTGCGGATGTCGAGGAGCGGAAGTACTGGAAACAGTATATGAAGGCCTATGAGGAATGCTTCAATGCAACGAGCACCCAACGCGCTCCCTGGTACATCGTGCCAGCTGACGACAAGGAGAACGCGAGGCTGATCGTGTCGAGAGTCGTACTTGAGACGCTTGAGGAACTCGAAATGACCTATCCAAAGGCGAACGCCGAACGTAGAAAGGAATTGCAGTCAATTCGCGCGGAGCTTGAAAAATAAGGAATGGGAAATGAGCGAAGTCGAGACTTGAAATCGACGCTCGACGTCGCTCGCCGCTATATCGCCGTGTCGCCTCGATGCGTCGAAGTCATGGGCGCGGTGACGCCCAGACGCCGCGGATCGACATGGGTCATCACGTTGAGCACGCGGTGGCGCGCCATCACGCAAGCACGCGCCGCGACTGCGATGTCGTGCCCCTGCTCGACCGACAAATCGGCATCGATCTCCAGATGCACATCAACGAGGATCATGTCCCCCATCTTGCGCGTGCGCAGATCATGTACGCCGAGTATGCCCGGCGTCGCGCGCAGCGTTTCAGTGATGGCCTGCACCTCCGCGGCATCGGCCGCCCTGTCCATCAGGTCGTGCAATGCATCCCAGCCGAAGGACCCGCCCATCTTCACCACCATGCCGCCGACGATCAGCGCGGCGACCGGATCCAGCAACGGATAGCCGGCAAGGTTACCGACAATGCCCAGTGCGACAACGAGAGAAGAAGCCGCGTCCGAGCGCGCGTGCCATGCGTTGGCGACCAGCATGCTCGATTTCACGCGCGTCGCAGCCGCAAGCATGTAGCGAAACAGGCTTTCCTTCGCGACGAGAGCGGCAAGTGCGACCCAGAGCGCCGCGAGATGCACGGACTGGATCGTCTCGGGACGTTCGAGTTTCAGGACCGCGGACCAGAGCATCCCACCGCCGACCAGCAGCAGAATCAATGCGAGCGCAAGCGATGCGCCAGTCTCGAAACGTTGATGACCGTATGGATGGTTCGCGTCGACTGGCTTCCTGCTGTGGTGACTGGCCAGCAACACGACGAAATCAGCGATCAGATCCGACAGCGAATGAATTCCGTCGGCGATCAATCCCTGCGAGCGGGACAGGATGCCCGTGATCACCTGCCCGATGCTCAGGGCGAGATTCACCGCGACGCTGACCCACGTGCTGCGAGACGCCGCCGCGGCGCTGGCGGAGGCATCTACGGTCTCGTCTTCCGGAAAAATCGGGGATGTGTCCTGTTTCATTTCATGCCTGTCGCAGTGGGATGTCGGGTGAGATGAACGCCCACCTTGTTTGACCGCCAGAGTTTTGGCAGTTGTTTTTTGGAGTTCGACTGCGATGTCCGGCTGGCCGCGTCCACAAAAACCAGTCCACGATGCAGAGCAATTCGTCCCGCCATAGGTACGAGTGCGGAACGCTACCACGCTCGCTTTGCGCACGCACGGCGCGCCCTCGCTAGGCGCTTTTCTGCTCTATCTGGTGGCCGCGGACCAACTCTTCCAACCCTCGTAGCCCGACGGGTGGACGCGCCTGCCACGGCAACAAAGCGGCCCGAATCGAATCCTGCTCCATAACGCGCGCGATGAATGGCATTTCGTAGCGCCCGCGCTCGGCGAGGGCCGGATCGTGGGTTCCGCTTGCGAGCAGACTCTGGTCAATGACCCAGGCGTATGGCTCGATCTGTGCCCGACGCAGGTCGGCTTGCAGTCGTTCTGCTTCATGAACTGGCGTCGCTTCGGCGAGCGTCACGATAAGCACGTGCGTGAACTGCGGGTCTCTAAGCCGCGGCAGAAGCTGACGAACCGCTTCGGGCATATCGCCTTGCGTACGCATGACTTCGCGATGATAGGCCTCTGCTGAATCCATGAGCAGAATGGTGTGTCCGGTTGGAGCCGTGTCGAGTATCACGAAAGCGTTCCGGGCCTCATCCACCGTGCGCGCGAATGCGCGAAAAACCGCTATCTCCTCGGTGCACGGCGACCGCAGGTCTTCCTCAAGCATCGCCTTCCCTTGCGCATCGAGTTGAGTCCCGGCCTTGGCGAGGACCTCAGCGCGATAGCGGCTAACCTCCAGTTCCGGGTCGATGCGACTCACACTCAGGCCTGGAAGGGATTCCTGGAGCGTCCATGCTACGTGCGCGGCCGGGTCTGTGGTGGAAAGCAGGACTGCATGGCCGCGCTGCGCCAGTTCAAGCGCTATCGCCGCAGCCACGGTCGTCTTGCCGACGCCGCCCTTGCCCATCGTCATGACAAGGCCATGCCCCGCCTTCTCGAGCTCGTCAATGAGCGGCAGAAGTCCGCCAGGCAATTCCACGCCAGGACGGACATCGACGCTGGGCGTGGCAATCCGCGCCGGGTGCAAATACGCGTCTAACGCGGCCAGTCCAGCCAGTCCCTTGGGAATAAAACCCGTTTCGCTTCGCGGAAGTACGGCGAGACCCGGTGGCATTGCCTTGACGGCTGCAGCCTGCTGTTCTTCCATCGCACAAGCAATGTCATCGTCAGAAGAGACCGCCTTGAAGACACCATTGACCGCGAGCACCAGGTTTCGAACCCCCAGGTCGGCCAGTTCGACACGGGTTCGCTCCGCCTCACGGAATGCGGACGCCTCCGGCCTCGCCACGAGGACCACGGTAGTGCGGTCGTGATCGGTCAATTGGGCAACGGCGGCGGCGTATAGTTGCCTGTTTTGCTCGAGGCCTGCCAACGGGCCCAAGCACGAATTGCCGGTTGTGTTAGTCGACAGGAAGTTACTCCAGGCCGACGGCAGCGTGAGCAAACGCAAGGTGTGCCCTGTCGGGGCAGTGTCGAAGATGACGTGGTCATACGCCTTCGCGGTGATACTACCGCCCAGCAGTTCGGCAAACGCATCGAATGCCGCTATCTCGACCGTGCAGCCACCAGAAAACTGCTCCTCCATGCTGCGAATTGCCGCATCGGGCAACACGCCTCGATAGGGAGCAACCATTCGCTCGCGGTAGGCAGCCGCAGCGAGCTCGGGGTCGATATTCAACGCATGGAGGTTGGGGAACCCGTTGACCGGGGTCGGCTGCCCACAGAGTTGAGTCTCGAGCACCTCGTCGAGATTCGAAGCCGGGTCGGTGCTGACAAGCAGCACGGCCTTACCCTTTTCAGCCAGTTGCAGCGCCGTTGCGCAGGCGAGCGACGTTTTGCCGACGCCGCCCTTGCCGGTGAAAAAGAGATGGCGAGTTGTAACGGCAGGAAGTGTCATATCGGTGTGCCGGTTAACATTCGCCGGGCTTGCAAGCGCAGGCTCCGGCCTTGATGTGCGGCTTTTCGGCGGCGGGAATCTTGAGCCCCAGTTTCTGAATCAGTTGGGCAAGTGACGGATACACCCCGACGGAGATGATCCGGCCATCCACCGTTGCAATGGGCAGACGGTCCATACCCGCATGCAGTTCCCGTATCACCTCAGGATTTGCCGCAAAGGCTGCCGCATCGTGTCCGAGGCCGTGCCGAACGACTTCGACACCATGTTCAGCCAGCCACTGAAGGTCGGCGCTGAACTGAACCAGCGCCGGGTCTACGTCCACGCCGCAGACGCCGGTCGCGCAGCACATAGCCGGTTCGAACACATCAAGTTTGCTCATCATTGCTCCCACGAATTCCGCCTGTCGGCCAGACCGCGGCCGCCTCCACTGCGTCATGCTCGTCCCTCCGAAGGAGGCGTCATTGACCTCGGTCAAGTCGCAGACGATGGAGCGGCATTTTTCACACATGGAGAATCCGACCATTTGCGAATCGACTCCAGCTGCCTCATTGACGAGCGTCAAGGGAAGGTCGGCCCTGACATATACCCTTGTAATGCACGATGACAACACATGCCCTGTCGTCACGTGGCACATCTACAAGGGGGAGATATGAAGAAGCTCTTTGTTGCGATGGCCGCCGGTATCGCGTTGACATCCCCGGTCCTGCAAGCTGCATCCAAAGACACAGACGCACCGCACAGCACTTCAAAAACGCAGCCTCCGGGTGCTGTGGAGTTCGATAAGAATCTCGCCCAGCTCCAGGAGCAAATGAAGACAATGCAGGCGCAGATGGACCAGATTCGCAAAACTCAAGACCCTCAGGAACGCCAGAAGCTGCTAGAACAGCACTGGGCCACAATGCAAAGTGCGATGACAATCATGCACGGAATGTGGGGGCCGGGGATGATGGGTCATGGAATGGGCCCGGGAATGATGGGGGGCGCCGGGCCCGGAATGATGGGAGGCTGGGCGCATATGGGCGGCTACTACTCGCGCCTGACACCCGAGCAACTGCGGCAGCGTCAATACATGACTGACCAATACCTGCAGATGCAGCAGGAGATGATGAACAACATGATGTTGCAGCAGCAATACCGGGGCGGGCCACCGCCCGCCAGTACAAAGTAGACATGGCTGAACAATGGATTACGGCCGACCTCGCAGCCATAAAAGCCCGCCAACTACAGGAGCGGACATGAGCGGTATCTCCAGCTACAAAGACCTGACAGGCGCGGTATCGGTTCAGATGCGAGCGATGCGCGCGTCGCAGCCTGACTTGATGACCGCATTCGGCCAACTCGCTGCGGCCGGGACAAAAGACGGGGCACTGAACCGAAAGACGCGGGAGCTGGTCGCGTTAGGGATTGCGATTGCCTGTCGTTGTGACGACTGCATCGGCTTTCACGTCCAGTCGCTGGTGAAGCTGGGCACGACAAGGGCCGAGCTGGAAGACGTGCTCGGCACTGCGGTCTATATGGGAGGCGGCCCATCAATGATGTATGCCACCCATGCGTTGAGAGCCTTTGAGGAGCTTTCGCCCTGACTATCAACGTAGCCGGATTTCTGCCGGTTTCTGTCGCGCTACCCAGTTCTCCGACAAAGCGTCGTAGCGTGCGACTTACTGCGGCGCCATGTCCGCATGATGATGCATATGCCCATCCATCGCATCAGCACCGTGGTCCGACAGCTGCGCGTCGAACCATGTGTGAAGTGACGACACCAGATTCGGGTCATC encodes:
- a CDS encoding ABC transporter ATP-binding protein; translation: MSALLEVSNVEAGYGGGRVLNGVSFGVGRGEVLALIGRNGVGKTTLMRALIGLVRLDAGEIRLEGNAIGHDKPYARAQSGMGYVPQGREIFGALTVAENLQVGAQANRARAAGMKEKVVGYFPILKKRYTQKAGTMSGGEQQQLAIARALISAPKVLLLDEPSEGIQPSIVDLIGDTLQHIAHDTGIGVVLVEQDMGMVERIANRCCVMDKGRIVETLSPEQLGDEQLIRQYLAL
- a CDS encoding ATP-binding cassette domain-containing protein, producing MTTLLETRGLKKHFGGAHVINGIDFRIEANEIRCVIGPNGAGKSTFFKLITGEHRPSEGSVMFLGKDMSHVLPHERIRMGMSIKFQIPGVFPDLSVRQHLQLSLHRAKDDRPESLDELLRRFMLENEEHMLARNLSHGKKQWLEIAMAVSLRPKLLFLDEPVAGMSVEETHATGELIKRLSAGGLTMMVVEHDMTFVKQIASRVTVLHGGSLLADGPLDEILARDDVAEVYLGKKK
- a CDS encoding ABC transporter permease, which encodes MKGPSTSAATRALHTVPWLVALCLPLVVDANTSGNLAYCLLWAFSALGLAAMWGYGGILSFGQTAFFGLSGYTYGIFTLNYGDTWFESWLGLGAGIVVSIVVAALIGYMIFYGRIKGVFIGIVTLSVTLVLETFMSQTAGPQWAIGEARLNGYNGMGGMPQLTIPWPGGPLTLENVSFYYLVLLLLIAVYAIMRRLLDGTFGLTLIAIRENPQRAEMLGVDIRRHQLMVFVLGCALGGLSGALYTIWGSYITPSTMGLTAAAMPVIWVATSGRKSIGGTIIGTALLVWLSQNLAVYGSQYALILLGAILLIVVLAAPEGLLPFVARHLGRLSSRTGGASRHAGACLKREEGKS
- a CDS encoding branched-chain amino acid ABC transporter permease, producing the protein MATLSVLYSLIYQFGDNFAYLVLAALGLAVIFGMMGVINLAHGEFIMCGAYVTIISAKHGAPLPLAMLSGALTAALAGVIIERLVIRHLYDRLFDSVVATWAISLIVQQTMLLVAGPSIEGIGTPFGSFSLGEYSFSTYRAVLPGIALAILFGLYLLFFKTNYGVCARATIQNANIAQCLGLRTDRLYTLTFALGAGLAGLTGALYAPTMTAVPTMGSNFIVQAFVSVVVGGANVIAGTTPAAGVLAIIQTALTASYGQLFGQIGLLVTVIVVIRLMPQGLGNLFTRLR
- a CDS encoding urea ABC transporter substrate-binding protein, with amino-acid sequence MLLKLSGWMRLALTAGLALTSLASSAADPVKIGLLEDASGNFALATIPKIHATELAVDEINAKGGILGRPVKLIAYDTQSDNTKFQELARRLVQTDKPDVIFGAFSSASREAIRPIMDRAHQLYWYDNQYEGGVCDSNTFVTGAVPEQQFSTLIPWMMQKYGKKVYTIAADYNFGQISAEWVRNIVKENGGTMVGEEFIPLSVSQFGQTIQNIQKAKPDFVVTLLVGANQSSYYEQQASAHLNLPMASSVNVGQAYEHKRFKPPALKDMYVTANYVEEVDSPASNDFKKRFHAKFPNEPYINQEAANAYDALYLYKAAVEKAKSTNQDAVRKALESGDICTTGAQGKVCIDPKSHHASHTIYLVHVKEDHSVEIPKVWEDVQPYWLGKVGCDLPNRPDHRQYTPSNLPKKS
- a CDS encoding MFS transporter yields the protein MQSDIKPRPRTLSQIPKGIWLLGFVSMFMDISSEMIHSLLPMFLVTSLGASAVMVGLIEGVAEATSPIVKIFSGALSDYLGNRKWLAVIGYGMGALSKPLFALAPTAGIVLTARVADRIGKGVRGAPRDALVADITPPHLRGAAYGLRQSLDTVGAFLGPLLAAGLMVLWANDFRMVFWVAVIPGIVAVGLLVIGVREPTHRSSATRVNPLKLENLKKLSGSYWWVVFVGAVFAIARFSEAFLVLRAMQGGIPVALVPLVMVVMNLVYSASAYPFGKLADSMSHTRLLAIGLVVLILSDVVLAHGSHWPVVLTGVALWGLHLGLTQGLLATMVAKAAPPDLKGTAFGFFNLTGGLATLVASLVAGELWDRLGASATFYAGAGFCIATLIALFVMTHSPWDET
- a CDS encoding CreA family protein, whose protein sequence is MIKLVSGRASILGALLIFSSTTAVIAKELATIETHSQRYGSHIAISAYDDPLVKGVTCYVSESNSDGALGSGRISHGADLTASCHQTGNIRVAEAVPRQAQVFTTETDPSFDSLHIIRVLDTERHSLVYFTYSESEVAGDLPGRIYVIRLPPGPRMPTR
- a CDS encoding ADP-polyphosphate phosphotransferase — protein: MEINSREFRVPEGGRVKLEKWPTKVDPVYKSRDHYQQLLGEHVGRLSALQQLLYASNRYAILLIFQAMDAAGKDGAIKHVMSGVNPQGCQVFSFKHPSATELQHDFLWRTTRDLPERGRIGIFNRSYYEEVLIARVHPEILHNEGLPDALLDEKTVWHDRYRSIQDLELHLCGNGTRIVKFYLHISKEEQRKRFLQRIDDPEKNWKFSVADVEERKYWKQYMKAYEECFNATSTQRAPWYIVPADDKENARLIVSRVVLETLEELEMTYPKANAERRKELQSIRAELEK